In one window of Fictibacillus phosphorivorans DNA:
- a CDS encoding exodeoxyribonuclease VII small subunit: MTEKTSKLTFEEAMIQLEEIVEKLEQGDVPLEESIDLYQQGMKLSKLCHTKLQNVEKKMDTILHEDGKEEPFAIQEEDH, translated from the coding sequence ATGACTGAAAAAACAAGCAAACTTACATTTGAAGAAGCGATGATACAACTTGAAGAAATCGTTGAAAAGCTTGAACAGGGAGATGTTCCTTTAGAAGAAAGTATCGATCTGTATCAACAAGGAATGAAACTATCCAAGTTGTGTCATACGAAACTACAGAACGTTGAGAAGAAGATGGATACGATACTGCATGAAGACGGAAAAGAAGAACCATTCGCGATTCAGGAGGAAGATCATTGA
- the xseA gene encoding exodeoxyribonuclease VII large subunit has product MQNNNRYVPISAVTRYIKRLFENDGNLQDVWVKGELSNVKLHSRGHLYFTLKDANSRVSAVMFAGNNRHLNFKPEEGMSVLIQGSFSVYEPQGQYQLYVRTMQQDGVGNLFLAYENLKSTLDQQGLFDPIHKKPLPKFPSTIGVITSPTGAAVRDIVTTIKRRFPLAAVTVYPVLVQGPGAALSIVRAIERANALNESDVLIVGRGGGSIEELWAFNEESVARAIFQSNLPIISAVGHETDFTISDFVADLRAPTPTAAAEMAVPHLDELKDRLFQRNVRLKRVMNEFVSGHQQHLSRLQKSYAFKYPTQLIKQKEQELDRCMDQLKRTVGSFVDQHQNQLSQVKRQLLLFSPRGQLQKANERVVSLHKTLLKETNRHVRQHQRDFSNKISRLSSLNPLAVMDRGYSLTYKQGKDELVKSVSQVKVGDALTIKLKDGQVDCHITGTEASFTND; this is encoded by the coding sequence ATGCAAAATAACAATCGGTATGTTCCAATATCGGCTGTAACCCGGTATATTAAGAGGCTATTTGAAAATGATGGTAACTTACAAGACGTTTGGGTAAAAGGTGAACTATCCAATGTGAAGCTTCATAGTAGAGGACATCTGTATTTTACGCTGAAAGATGCAAACAGCAGAGTTTCTGCTGTTATGTTTGCAGGAAACAACAGACATCTCAACTTCAAACCTGAAGAAGGAATGAGTGTTTTGATTCAAGGTTCATTCTCTGTTTACGAACCTCAAGGACAATACCAACTTTATGTTAGAACGATGCAGCAAGACGGTGTTGGTAACTTGTTTCTAGCATACGAAAATTTAAAGAGTACGTTAGATCAACAAGGGCTTTTTGATCCGATACATAAAAAGCCGCTGCCTAAATTTCCTTCAACGATTGGTGTGATCACTTCACCTACAGGAGCTGCTGTAAGGGATATCGTGACTACCATAAAGCGGAGGTTTCCGCTAGCTGCTGTCACTGTATATCCAGTCCTCGTTCAAGGACCAGGAGCTGCTCTCTCCATCGTTCGGGCGATCGAACGAGCGAATGCTTTGAATGAATCAGATGTACTCATCGTTGGACGAGGTGGAGGATCGATAGAAGAACTGTGGGCGTTTAATGAAGAAAGTGTCGCAAGAGCAATCTTTCAATCAAATCTGCCCATCATTTCTGCTGTAGGACATGAAACGGACTTTACGATTTCAGATTTTGTTGCGGATCTTCGAGCTCCAACACCAACAGCTGCTGCTGAAATGGCAGTGCCCCATCTAGATGAACTAAAAGATCGATTATTCCAAAGAAATGTGCGTCTAAAACGAGTGATGAATGAGTTCGTATCAGGTCATCAACAGCATTTATCACGACTGCAAAAATCGTATGCCTTTAAATACCCAACTCAATTGATCAAACAAAAAGAACAAGAACTGGATAGGTGTATGGATCAATTAAAACGTACGGTTGGAAGTTTTGTTGATCAACATCAGAATCAACTCTCGCAAGTCAAACGTCAATTATTGCTGTTTTCACCAAGAGGTCAGCTTCAAAAGGCAAACGAAAGAGTCGTTTCTCTGCATAAAACATTGTTAAAAGAAACAAATCGTCACGTAAGGCAACACCAGAGGGATTTTTCGAACAAGATTTCTAGGCTCTCTTCCCTTAATCCTCTAGCTGTAATGGATCGCGGTTACAGCTTGACGTATAAGCAAGGTAAAGACGAATTGGTCAAGTCTGTGTCGCAGGTTAAGGTTGGAGATGCATTAACGATAAAGTTAAAAGATGGACAAGTTGATTGTCACATCACTGGAACGGAGGCGTCTTTTACGAATGACTGA
- the folD gene encoding bifunctional methylenetetrahydrofolate dehydrogenase/methenyltetrahydrofolate cyclohydrolase FolD, with amino-acid sequence MAVLDGKQIAREIREKLATEIQDLKQEGIVPGLAVILVGDHPASRSYVLAKERTCKELGMHSVLTELPETISENELLQYIQAFNNDEQIDGILVQLPLPSHISESKVIETILPEKDVDGFHPINIGRMHAGDEQAFIPCTPLGILEMVKQTGEDISGKHVVVVGRSNLVGKPAGQLFLQENATVTFCHSRTKNLREQTLQADILIAAVGKPNLITEDMVKAGAVVIDVGVNRKEDGKLCGDVDYEAIKPKAKHITPVPGGVGPMTITMLMNNTVLASKWRKQLKEVH; translated from the coding sequence ATGGCTGTTTTAGACGGAAAACAAATTGCGAGAGAGATCAGAGAAAAACTTGCAACAGAGATCCAAGACCTTAAACAAGAAGGAATTGTTCCAGGTTTAGCTGTTATTCTAGTAGGCGATCACCCAGCGTCTCGTTCATATGTATTAGCAAAAGAAAGAACGTGTAAAGAGCTCGGTATGCATTCTGTACTGACTGAGCTTCCTGAAACTATTTCTGAGAATGAATTGTTGCAATACATTCAAGCGTTCAACAATGACGAACAAATCGATGGGATACTCGTACAACTTCCCCTTCCTTCACATATTAGTGAATCAAAAGTAATTGAAACCATTCTGCCTGAAAAAGATGTAGACGGTTTTCATCCGATTAATATCGGACGCATGCATGCAGGAGATGAGCAAGCTTTCATACCTTGCACTCCGCTTGGAATTTTAGAGATGGTTAAACAAACCGGTGAAGATATTTCAGGAAAACATGTTGTCGTTGTAGGCAGAAGCAACCTTGTAGGAAAGCCAGCAGGCCAACTTTTCTTGCAAGAAAATGCGACGGTCACGTTTTGCCACTCAAGAACAAAGAACCTACGTGAACAAACATTGCAAGCTGATATTTTAATTGCGGCGGTAGGAAAACCGAACCTTATTACAGAAGATATGGTAAAAGCAGGTGCCGTTGTTATTGATGTAGGGGTTAATCGCAAGGAAGATGGAAAGCTTTGTGGGGATGTAGACTATGAGGCTATTAAACCGAAAGCAAAACATATCACTCCTGTTCCAGGTGGAGTTGGCCCTATGACGATCACGATGTTGATGAACAATACGGTTCTTGCTTCAAAATGGAGAAAGCAGTTAAAGGAAGTACATTAA
- the nusB gene encoding transcription antitermination factor NusB, with translation MKRRLAREKAFQSLFQIEVSDISASEAMEHVLEGEPSDEFLTSMVHGTVEKKEEIERFLTPYLEKWSFSRLANVERVVLQMAAYEWLFMKEVPKNVTLNEAIETAKIFGGEEAGRFVNGVLGKIVKDINNN, from the coding sequence ATGAAACGCAGACTTGCCAGAGAAAAGGCATTTCAATCGCTTTTTCAAATTGAAGTAAGTGACATCTCAGCTAGTGAAGCTATGGAGCATGTTTTAGAAGGAGAGCCATCAGACGAATTTTTAACAAGTATGGTTCATGGTACGGTTGAAAAGAAAGAAGAAATCGAGCGTTTTCTAACGCCTTATTTAGAGAAATGGAGCTTTTCTAGACTAGCGAACGTTGAACGTGTCGTTCTTCAGATGGCTGCTTACGAATGGTTGTTCATGAAAGAGGTTCCAAAGAACGTTACTTTGAACGAAGCGATTGAAACAGCAAAAATCTTCGGCGGTGAAGAAGCAGGACGTTTCGTAAATGGAGTCCTAGGAAAAATAGTCAAAGATATTAACAATAATTAA
- a CDS encoding Asp23/Gls24 family envelope stress response protein: MNELSFEMESYSSELGKVEISPEVIEVIASIAASDVDGVASMRGSFASGVVERLGKKTHGKGVKVELSEAGISIDVYVSMKYGVAIPDVAQKIQDYIRQALLDMTALEATDINVFVVGVQFDSKEKQNEAPEVDY; this comes from the coding sequence ATGAACGAACTATCATTTGAAATGGAAAGTTACTCATCAGAATTAGGAAAAGTGGAGATCTCACCTGAAGTTATCGAAGTCATTGCAAGTATTGCGGCTTCTGACGTAGACGGTGTGGCTTCCATGAGAGGCAGCTTTGCAAGTGGTGTAGTTGAGCGACTTGGAAAGAAAACGCACGGCAAAGGCGTTAAAGTTGAACTCTCAGAAGCAGGTATTTCTATTGATGTTTACGTATCTATGAAATATGGAGTTGCGATTCCAGATGTAGCTCAAAAAATTCAAGATTATATCAGACAAGCTCTTCTAGACATGACAGCACTAGAAGCAACGGATATCAACGTATTCGTTGTAGGTGTTCAATTTGATTCAAAAGAAAAACAGAATGAAGCACCAGAAGTAGATTATTAA
- the accC gene encoding acetyl-CoA carboxylase biotin carboxylase subunit, whose translation MIKKLLVANRGEIAVRIIRACKELGVETVAVYSEADKDALHVRLADEAYCIGPTASKDSYLNFTNIMSVATLTGSEAIHPGYGFLAENADFAELCNECNVTFVGPSAEAINKMGIKDVARATMADAGVPIVPGSEGIIRDKEEAIELSNKIGYPVIIKATAGGGGKGIRVAKNEAELLKGIAITQQEAATAFGNPGVYIEKYIEDFRHVEIQVLADNHGNVIHLGERDCSIQRRLQKLLEETPSPAISPSKRQEMGEAAVKAAEAVQYSGAGTVEFIFDHNTGDFYFMEMNTRIQVEHPVTEMVTGIDLIKEQIKVASGERLRYKQEDIEFDGWSIECRINAENPEKNFMPSAGKIEMYLPPGGLGVRVDSAVYPGYTIPPFYDSMIAKVITYGNTRQEAIDRMKRALSEFVIEGIHTTIPFHLRLLNHETFVNGDFNTKFLENHDLTSKSE comes from the coding sequence ATGATTAAAAAGCTATTAGTAGCAAACCGTGGTGAGATTGCTGTAAGGATTATTCGAGCATGCAAAGAACTTGGTGTTGAAACAGTAGCCGTTTATTCAGAAGCTGATAAAGATGCCCTGCATGTCCGTCTGGCAGATGAGGCTTATTGTATCGGACCAACTGCTTCAAAAGATAGTTATTTGAACTTCACGAACATAATGAGCGTTGCAACACTAACTGGTTCAGAAGCCATTCATCCTGGATATGGATTTTTGGCAGAGAACGCGGACTTTGCAGAACTTTGCAATGAATGCAATGTAACGTTTGTCGGTCCAAGTGCTGAAGCGATCAACAAAATGGGTATTAAAGATGTTGCAAGAGCAACGATGGCAGATGCCGGAGTTCCAATCGTACCAGGTTCTGAGGGGATTATTAGGGACAAGGAAGAAGCCATTGAACTCAGCAACAAAATTGGGTATCCTGTAATTATTAAAGCAACAGCAGGCGGTGGGGGTAAAGGGATCCGCGTAGCTAAGAACGAAGCGGAACTCTTAAAAGGCATTGCGATTACTCAGCAAGAAGCAGCAACCGCTTTTGGTAACCCAGGTGTGTATATTGAAAAATATATTGAAGATTTCCGACATGTTGAAATACAGGTGCTTGCAGATAACCATGGGAATGTGATCCATTTAGGAGAACGAGACTGCAGTATCCAAAGACGTCTTCAAAAGCTTTTAGAAGAGACGCCATCTCCTGCTATCTCGCCATCTAAACGCCAAGAGATGGGAGAAGCGGCAGTTAAAGCAGCTGAAGCTGTTCAATATTCTGGTGCTGGTACGGTTGAATTTATCTTTGATCATAATACGGGTGACTTCTATTTCATGGAGATGAATACTCGCATCCAAGTAGAACATCCTGTAACTGAGATGGTAACTGGAATCGATCTAATCAAGGAACAGATTAAAGTTGCTTCAGGCGAAAGATTACGTTACAAACAAGAAGATATCGAGTTTGATGGTTGGTCGATCGAATGCAGAATAAATGCTGAGAATCCTGAGAAAAACTTTATGCCATCTGCTGGGAAGATTGAAATGTACCTTCCTCCAGGCGGACTAGGTGTTCGAGTAGATTCCGCTGTTTATCCTGGCTATACGATTCCTCCATTTTATGATTCTATGATTGCTAAAGTTATTACTTATGGAAATACTAGGCAAGAAGCGATCGACCGTATGAAGCGTGCATTGAGTGAGTTTGTGATCGAAGGAATTCATACGACCATTCCGTTCCACCTGCGTCTGTTAAACCATGAGACTTTTGTGAATGGTGACTTTAATACAAAGTTTTTAGAAAATCATGATTTAACTTCAAAAAGCGAATAA
- the accB gene encoding acetyl-CoA carboxylase biotin carboxyl carrier protein has product MLKIQEIRELIKLIDKSSINEFKYENDGSKIVLKKDSGSVVSYGAEEVVSQPVVTQAPPVKEQAPAAETVKENTEVKQETKNADDDANLHKVVSPMVGTFYAASSPDVDAFVKPGDKVSKDSIVCIIEAMKLFNEIESEVNGEIVKVLVENGQLVEYGQPLFLVKAE; this is encoded by the coding sequence ATGTTAAAAATACAAGAAATCCGTGAATTGATTAAACTTATTGACAAATCAAGCATCAACGAATTCAAATACGAAAATGACGGTTCTAAGATTGTTCTTAAAAAGGACAGTGGATCAGTAGTTTCATACGGAGCTGAAGAAGTAGTTTCCCAGCCTGTAGTCACTCAAGCACCACCAGTAAAAGAACAAGCTCCAGCAGCTGAAACAGTGAAGGAAAATACCGAAGTTAAACAAGAAACGAAGAATGCAGACGACGACGCTAACTTACATAAAGTAGTTTCACCTATGGTAGGAACGTTCTATGCTGCTTCATCTCCAGATGTGGATGCATTCGTAAAGCCAGGAGATAAAGTTTCAAAAGATAGCATCGTATGTATCATCGAGGCAATGAAATTATTCAATGAGATCGAATCTGAAGTTAATGGTGAGATTGTAAAAGTATTAGTTGAGAACGGACAATTAGTAGAATACGGACAACCTCTGTTCCTTGTGAAAGCAGAATAG
- a CDS encoding SpoIIIAH-like family protein, with the protein MLLKKQTVWLLTMLSLIIVLSVYYITAPGGTDDLAYLEAGKKSGKEATVSGVANDDVFTALRLERDEVRDEMSADYVAVAGSEDASAEVQADAWAKMTELQSLTMQESTVETLIKSMGFNDALVSTMNNEIKVIVKADKLSKKEVVEIMNVANEHLGSNKTVAVEYHASK; encoded by the coding sequence ATGTTATTGAAAAAACAAACCGTTTGGCTTCTAACTATGCTCAGCTTAATCATTGTGTTGTCGGTGTATTACATCACAGCGCCTGGTGGGACCGATGATCTTGCATACTTGGAGGCAGGAAAGAAGTCAGGTAAGGAAGCGACAGTTTCAGGTGTTGCAAACGATGATGTTTTTACAGCACTACGTCTTGAGCGAGATGAAGTGCGTGATGAGATGAGTGCTGATTATGTAGCGGTTGCTGGATCTGAGGACGCCTCTGCTGAAGTTCAAGCTGATGCTTGGGCGAAGATGACAGAACTTCAGTCACTTACGATGCAAGAATCAACAGTAGAAACATTGATCAAATCGATGGGATTCAATGACGCTTTAGTAAGCACGATGAACAATGAGATCAAAGTAATCGTAAAGGCGGATAAACTATCGAAAAAAGAAGTAGTTGAGATCATGAACGTTGCCAATGAACATCTTGGCAGCAATAAAACAGTTGCCGTTGAATATCATGCATCTAAATAA
- the spoIIIAG gene encoding stage III sporulation protein AG — protein sequence MKRSFWEQIKKRLQLSDKAGNKQKYLLVLLLLGISLMFISKMIDSPAQKSSLNGLVPETKVKSEAVFKQAKEVTDKNIKTYEDRYSNELKDLLEQMQGVGKVSVWVELSTTEKKEFVTDDSTQSQTTSENDKNGGKRTIEDQKIDEKVVIISNDGREEPIIVTTEKPKIKGVAVLAQGAENIQTKSMIIELVKKVFDIGSDQIFVGPKNPEGE from the coding sequence ATGAAACGTTCATTTTGGGAACAGATAAAAAAACGGCTGCAGCTGAGTGATAAAGCAGGGAATAAACAAAAGTACTTACTTGTCTTACTCCTATTGGGAATTTCTCTTATGTTTATTAGCAAGATGATAGACTCCCCTGCTCAAAAAAGTTCATTAAACGGGCTAGTGCCAGAAACAAAGGTTAAATCCGAGGCGGTTTTTAAACAAGCGAAAGAAGTCACAGACAAGAATATTAAAACCTATGAAGATCGTTACTCGAACGAACTGAAAGATCTATTAGAGCAAATGCAAGGCGTAGGCAAAGTGTCAGTCTGGGTTGAACTTTCTACAACGGAGAAAAAAGAGTTCGTTACAGATGATAGCACACAGAGTCAAACAACTTCTGAAAATGATAAAAATGGTGGCAAGAGAACGATAGAAGATCAAAAGATAGATGAAAAAGTAGTCATCATCTCTAATGATGGCAGAGAAGAGCCGATCATCGTTACAACAGAAAAACCAAAGATTAAAGGTGTAGCTGTGTTGGCACAAGGTGCAGAGAACATCCAGACAAAGTCTATGATCATAGAGCTCGTAAAAAAAGTTTTTGATATAGGTAGTGACCAGATTTTCGTAGGACCAAAAAATCCTGAGGGGGAATAA
- the spoIIIAF gene encoding stage III sporulation protein AF, translating into MAFLTEWITNIIILVLLAGVIELLLPGNQFQNYIKMVVGLLILLAMLSPLFKLINSDLDQVFLAMDLPAAEKEDEIKNSIEENKSEIQSAQRAYILEQMAVPMKKQVQEELKQTYELEIVDLQIQTEIGKEPLEPEDIRGAKVVLAKFHDQARISEVTEVDVSVSGPERKESLEPPVSSEVIQFLADQWQLDADKVDIHLEGGEESSQ; encoded by the coding sequence ATGGCATTTTTAACGGAATGGATAACCAATATTATTATTCTTGTACTTTTAGCAGGAGTCATCGAGCTGTTGTTACCTGGCAATCAATTTCAAAATTATATCAAGATGGTTGTAGGTTTGCTCATCCTGCTTGCCATGCTCTCACCACTGTTCAAACTAATAAACTCAGATCTCGATCAAGTGTTTCTTGCTATGGATTTACCAGCGGCTGAGAAAGAAGACGAAATAAAAAATTCGATAGAAGAGAATAAAAGTGAAATACAATCCGCTCAACGTGCATATATATTAGAGCAAATGGCTGTCCCAATGAAAAAACAAGTTCAAGAGGAGTTGAAACAGACCTATGAGTTAGAGATTGTTGATCTTCAAATTCAAACGGAAATCGGTAAAGAGCCGTTGGAACCTGAAGATATTAGGGGTGCCAAAGTGGTACTAGCCAAGTTTCACGATCAAGCAAGAATCTCTGAAGTAACAGAAGTAGATGTAAGCGTTTCTGGTCCAGAGAGAAAAGAATCTCTCGAACCACCGGTCTCAAGCGAAGTCATCCAGTTTTTAGCTGATCAATGGCAGCTGGATGCAGACAAAGTTGATATACATTTGGAAGGGGGAGAGGAGTCATCCCAATGA
- the spoIIIAE gene encoding stage III sporulation protein AE, which translates to MQKVMMRTSILLFIFFSSILFGPIDSASASSITSKMVDQQVSSMQLDEIKQYWDSISKEYGGFLPESQKGTFIEFVKGEKDFSLKGYMLGLLKFMFHELAVHGKLLGTLILLTVFSMLLQSIQNAFDQSAISKVAYGIIYMVLIILALNSFHVAISYATEAIDNMLSFMIALIPLLLALMATVGSIASVAFFHPVILFLVNTSGLLIKNFVLPLLFLSALLSIVSTMSEHHKVTQLAKLLRNISMGALAFFFTVFLGVMSVQGATAAVADGITIKTAKFITGNFIPVVGRMFTDATDTVMSASILLKNSVGIIGALLLLLLAIFPAIKVLILAFIYSMAAALLQPLGGGPIVESLGIIGKSVMFIFAALMTVSIMFFLAITIIIAAGNVTLMVR; encoded by the coding sequence ATGCAGAAAGTGATGATGCGGACAAGTATTCTTCTATTCATATTCTTTTCCTCCATCCTATTTGGTCCCATAGATTCCGCATCGGCGAGTTCAATCACTTCAAAAATGGTAGATCAACAAGTTTCATCCATGCAGTTAGATGAGATCAAACAATATTGGGATAGCATCTCCAAAGAATATGGCGGTTTTTTGCCAGAAAGCCAAAAAGGGACATTCATTGAATTTGTAAAAGGAGAAAAAGATTTTTCCTTAAAAGGTTACATGTTGGGTCTTTTGAAGTTCATGTTTCATGAACTTGCTGTTCACGGAAAACTACTTGGAACATTAATTCTACTCACCGTATTCAGTATGCTTCTTCAATCCATCCAGAATGCATTTGATCAATCAGCCATTTCAAAAGTGGCGTATGGCATTATCTATATGGTCTTGATCATCTTAGCTTTAAACAGTTTTCACGTTGCCATCTCTTATGCGACAGAAGCGATCGATAATATGTTGAGTTTCATGATCGCACTCATTCCTCTTCTTCTGGCCTTGATGGCAACTGTTGGAAGTATCGCTTCAGTCGCTTTTTTTCATCCTGTTATCTTGTTTTTAGTAAATACAAGCGGTCTATTAATCAAGAATTTTGTACTTCCACTTCTTTTTCTATCAGCACTATTAAGCATCGTTTCTACGATGTCAGAACATCACAAAGTCACTCAGTTAGCCAAGCTGTTGCGTAATATCAGCATGGGAGCTCTCGCCTTTTTCTTTACAGTATTCCTCGGTGTCATGAGCGTACAAGGTGCAACAGCAGCAGTGGCAGATGGTATTACGATCAAGACGGCAAAATTCATAACTGGAAATTTCATTCCGGTTGTCGGCCGTATGTTTACAGATGCGACAGATACTGTTATGAGCGCTTCTATCTTACTAAAAAATTCTGTAGGCATAATAGGGGCTCTATTATTACTTCTACTCGCGATCTTTCCTGCCATCAAAGTTTTAATACTAGCTTTTATCTATAGCATGGCGGCAGCCCTTCTTCAGCCTTTAGGCGGTGGGCCGATTGTCGAATCATTAGGCATCATCGGTAAGAGTGTCATGTTTATCTTTGCGGCCCTTATGACGGTGTCCATCATGTTTTTCTTAGCTATAACGATTATCATTGCAGCCGGCAACGTTACGCTGATGGTTCGATAG
- the spoIIIAD gene encoding stage III sporulation protein AD: MEIIQIVGFGLVAAFLALVLKEQKANFAFLVTLMVGAGIFLFLIDKIGQILTMLQRLAINANVNMVYVETLLKIIGIAYIAEFGAQITRDAGQGAIASKIELGGKILILVMAIPILTVIIETVLTLIPK, encoded by the coding sequence TTGGAAATTATCCAAATTGTTGGTTTTGGACTGGTTGCTGCTTTTTTAGCATTAGTCCTTAAAGAACAAAAAGCCAATTTTGCTTTTTTGGTCACACTCATGGTTGGTGCAGGAATCTTTTTATTCTTGATTGATAAGATCGGACAGATTCTAACGATGCTTCAACGACTTGCTATAAACGCAAACGTAAACATGGTCTATGTTGAAACGTTGTTAAAAATAATCGGTATCGCTTATATTGCAGAGTTTGGAGCACAGATCACACGAGACGCTGGTCAGGGGGCTATTGCTTCTAAGATTGAACTAGGCGGGAAGATTCTGATTCTAGTGATGGCGATACCGATCTTAACAGTTATTATCGAGACCGTGCTGACGCTTATTCCGAAATAA
- the spoIIIAC gene encoding stage III sporulation protein AC, translated as MGLDVNAVFQIAGLGIIVAMLHTVLKMIGKEDYAHWVTLLGFVVALFMVITLLDDLFQKVKGVFLFQN; from the coding sequence ATGGGATTAGATGTAAACGCAGTGTTTCAGATCGCAGGGCTTGGGATAATCGTCGCGATGCTTCATACCGTGTTAAAGATGATCGGCAAAGAGGATTATGCACATTGGGTCACTCTATTAGGTTTTGTTGTTGCTCTTTTCATGGTCATTACTCTTTTAGATGATTTGTTTCAAAAAGTAAAAGGCGTCTTTTTGTTTCAAAATTAA
- the spoIIIAB gene encoding stage III sporulation protein SpoIIIAB — MMSWIGAIAILSATTIFGFEWAKRVRERPKKLRELKVTLQALEAEIMYGSTPLHEAFLHIGKPLKEPLSTFFLTISDTLVEGELSVQEAWDIQLAVLAKETSFKMGEIEVLRQFGATLGRHDKEHQQKQIQLTLAHLNREEKEARDIQERYEKMCKSLGVLMGLLIVILLL, encoded by the coding sequence ATGATGAGTTGGATCGGTGCGATCGCCATTCTTTCAGCTACTACGATCTTTGGTTTTGAGTGGGCAAAACGAGTAAGAGAGCGTCCTAAAAAGTTGAGAGAACTAAAAGTGACACTACAAGCCTTGGAGGCTGAGATCATGTATGGATCTACTCCGCTTCATGAGGCATTTTTGCATATAGGAAAACCTTTAAAAGAACCGTTGTCTACCTTCTTCCTTACCATATCAGACACATTAGTAGAAGGTGAACTCTCGGTGCAAGAAGCATGGGATATACAGTTGGCTGTTTTGGCTAAAGAGACTTCTTTTAAGATGGGTGAGATTGAAGTGCTTCGCCAATTTGGAGCGACGCTTGGCAGGCATGACAAAGAGCATCAGCAGAAGCAGATTCAATTGACACTTGCTCACCTTAATCGTGAAGAAAAAGAAGCCAGGGACATACAAGAACGTTATGAAAAAATGTGCAAAAGTCTTGGAGTCCTCATGGGACTTTTAATCGTTATTCTCTTACTGTAA
- the spoIIIAA gene encoding stage III sporulation protein AA codes for METIFRLFPDKIQNTLRNLPPSVLQSVEEIRIRIGQPMEILCSGKPNYPTEESISAEESQVLLNRLSQHSLYALEEELKRGYITISGGHRVGLAGKVITEQGFVKAIKDISSFNVRIAREKIGIAEPLISHLFQKKWLNTLLIGPPQTGKTTLLRDIARVISCGVQQRNIPSFKVGIVDERSEIAGAIKGVPQHTLGRRVDVLDACPKAEGMMMLIRSMSPQVMIVDEIGRKEDGEAILEAMHAGVQMIFTAHGSSVEDAMKRPVMKPLGDLSLFERYVILSRDKGPGTVQRIYDGELNEIYRSSGGRA; via the coding sequence ATGGAGACAATCTTTAGACTTTTTCCAGATAAGATTCAGAATACCTTAAGAAATTTGCCACCATCTGTCCTTCAATCTGTAGAAGAGATCAGGATTAGGATTGGACAGCCGATGGAAATTCTTTGTTCGGGCAAACCTAATTACCCGACTGAGGAATCAATCTCGGCTGAAGAATCACAAGTATTACTTAATCGATTGAGTCAACACTCTCTCTACGCCCTTGAAGAGGAACTAAAAAGGGGCTATATCACCATATCAGGCGGACATCGTGTTGGACTAGCTGGAAAAGTGATCACTGAACAGGGCTTCGTAAAAGCCATCAAGGATATAAGTTCGTTTAACGTAAGGATAGCGAGAGAGAAAATTGGCATCGCTGAACCGTTGATCTCTCATCTTTTTCAAAAAAAGTGGCTCAATACCTTGTTGATCGGTCCGCCGCAAACTGGGAAAACCACGTTGTTAAGAGACATTGCGAGGGTCATTAGTTGTGGCGTTCAACAAAGAAACATCCCTTCTTTTAAAGTGGGAATCGTAGATGAGCGGTCTGAAATTGCCGGTGCTATCAAAGGTGTCCCTCAACATACCCTCGGACGACGTGTTGATGTTCTTGATGCATGTCCGAAAGCGGAAGGGATGATGATGCTCATTCGTTCGATGAGTCCTCAAGTGATGATCGTCGATGAAATCGGTCGAAAAGAAGATGGCGAAGCGATATTAGAAGCGATGCATGCGGGTGTTCAAATGATTTTTACCGCACATGGCAGCTCTGTTGAAGATGCAATGAAACGTCCTGTGATGAAACCATTAGGAGATCTTTCATTGTTTGAAAGGTATGTTATCTTGAGCCGCGATAAAGGACCAGGAACGGTTCAAAGAATCTATGATGGAGAATTAAATGAGATCTACAGATCGTCTGGTGGTAGAGCATGA